From one Bifidobacterium sp. WK012_4_13 genomic stretch:
- a CDS encoding ATP-binding cassette domain-containing protein: MKQLSVLSLNHISFAYPDSPEAVFSDVSVTFPLGWTAVVGDNGIGKTTLMRIAIGQTTASEGTVVPDPKRAICGYCPQRSDSAPANLDDFANDWSAETMGIRRALNIEDDWPWRFDTLSGGERKRLQLACALAIRPDILIFDEPSNHVDSRTRTAIAAAMRAFGGIGILVSHDVDLIDATVSQCVFLQRQHVGGVNRTIAVTRNGNYTQAQRQLSSESMRSQQDLTQARGEIQRLKREQTQRNQHLQHIEKMKDGRHIDRKDHDALNAHKFAKSSGMDLKASRLTVNMASRVKQAELAASAIVTASKRYDGDIWFDSEPSHRRELVRVEAGLIPFDPTVDRHVDGDCDSQILESPVAGVIVPTLSIGPLDHIGISGDNGTGKTSLFRHIESLLDSSIDADTGLLAPQTQAHEQGRSQERKLRVLVIEQEVRKSQIAATFDTVDELGKEEYSQLFSSLAQLNADPERILGERSPSAGEARKLQLCLGALRHPHLIMMDEPTNHLDLHSTESLARVLKAFVGAVVVISHNEHLLRQITGIRWQTERKSPIHTTLTIE, from the coding sequence ATGAAACAATTATCCGTACTTTCCTTGAACCATATTTCCTTCGCCTATCCTGACTCCCCCGAAGCCGTGTTTTCGGATGTTTCCGTGACCTTTCCACTCGGCTGGACGGCGGTCGTCGGCGACAATGGCATCGGGAAAACGACGCTTATGCGCATCGCAATCGGTCAGACGACGGCAAGCGAGGGCACAGTGGTGCCCGACCCGAAGCGAGCGATATGCGGCTATTGCCCGCAGAGAAGCGATAGCGCACCAGCGAACCTCGATGACTTCGCCAACGATTGGTCAGCCGAGACGATGGGAATTCGGCGCGCACTCAACATCGAAGACGACTGGCCCTGGCGTTTCGACACCCTTTCCGGTGGCGAACGGAAACGTTTGCAGCTTGCGTGCGCACTTGCCATACGCCCCGACATACTGATTTTCGACGAACCCAGCAACCATGTGGATTCACGGACTCGTACCGCCATCGCCGCGGCCATGCGTGCCTTCGGTGGCATCGGCATCCTTGTCTCGCATGACGTCGACCTGATCGATGCGACCGTCTCGCAGTGCGTGTTCCTGCAACGGCAGCATGTCGGGGGCGTCAATCGCACGATTGCCGTCACACGCAATGGCAATTACACCCAGGCCCAGCGTCAGCTCTCGAGTGAATCGATGCGATCGCAGCAGGATCTCACGCAGGCTCGTGGTGAGATTCAGCGGCTCAAGCGTGAACAGACCCAAAGGAATCAGCATCTTCAACATATCGAGAAGATGAAAGATGGCCGTCACATCGATCGAAAGGATCATGATGCCCTCAATGCCCACAAGTTTGCGAAAAGCAGCGGCATGGATCTCAAGGCCTCTCGACTGACAGTGAACATGGCCAGCAGGGTCAAGCAGGCCGAACTCGCGGCATCGGCCATCGTCACCGCAAGCAAGCGCTATGACGGTGACATATGGTTCGACAGCGAACCAAGTCACCGCCGAGAGCTCGTGCGCGTCGAGGCAGGTTTGATTCCCTTTGACCCGACGGTCGACAGACACGTTGATGGAGACTGCGACAGTCAGATTCTTGAGAGTCCTGTTGCTGGCGTGATCGTTCCGACCTTGAGCATCGGGCCACTGGATCATATCGGGATCAGCGGTGACAATGGAACTGGCAAGACGAGCTTGTTCCGACATATCGAATCATTGCTCGATTCTTCGATAGACGCCGACACCGGTCTGCTCGCTCCTCAGACGCAAGCTCATGAGCAGGGGCGATCTCAGGAGAGGAAACTGCGCGTGCTGGTTATCGAACAGGAAGTGCGTAAATCTCAGATCGCTGCGACCTTTGATACAGTCGATGAACTGGGAAAGGAAGAATATTCGCAACTGTTCAGCTCGTTGGCGCAGCTTAACGCCGACCCCGAGCGTATTCTCGGCGAACGCTCCCCCTCCGCGGGCGAAGCGCGAAAATTGCAACTCTGCCTCGGTGCGCTGCGTCATCCGCACCTCATCATGATGGATGAGCCAACCAACCACTTGGATCTGCATTCGACTGAATCGCTCGCTCGTGTGCTCAAGGCATTTGTGGGTGCAGTCGTCGTCATCTCGCACAATGAGCATTTGCTGAGACAGATTACCGGCATTCGATGGCAGACCGAGCGAAAATCCCCGATTCACACCACGCTCACCATCGAATAA